A single region of the Streptomyces sp. NBC_01262 genome encodes:
- a CDS encoding ABC transporter ATP-binding protein, producing MSLRALPHADPGVPDTRSGFRFLLWLEKRQIRSQIAAALWGTLHMAAVGSFPAVVGFAVQSVVDHSGRRLATAGGLMLALGVLTALGDTMLHRTAVTNWITAAARVQLLLARKTVELGSVLTRRVAAGEVMAVSTGDVEKIGWFVEALARFTSALIATIGIAVALVLYQPALGGLVAACIPVLAFAVLPLLPRATRRADEQREKAGKATALASDTVAGLRVLRGIGGEELFLARYRHASQEVRTAAVRSARMWALISMMQVVLPGLLLVGVAWYGARLALDGRISVGELVTVYGTVGFLMFPLRGFEEIAMAYSFSRPSAKRAARVLSLERGASSVTSTVASGGEDTAPAGDLYDPATGLLAPAGLLTAVVCGDPDAAGRLADRLGGHSPERKDDDPSVLLGGTALDALPLALARTAVLVQDKDPVLLSGTLRELLDIPSSGTVDPSTALAAAQCGDVLDALAQASVDDSGDPMRTRITERGRSLSGGQRQRLALARSLVTDPEVLVLDEPTSAVDSHTEARIAQGLKELREGRTTVVFASSPLLLDRADRVVFIADGSVRSVGTHHELLHGDLAYRAVVTRETELELELEKAEESA from the coding sequence ATGTCGCTACGCGCCCTTCCCCATGCCGATCCGGGTGTCCCAGACACCCGCTCCGGCTTCCGTTTCCTTCTCTGGCTGGAGAAACGCCAGATCCGCAGCCAGATCGCGGCCGCCTTGTGGGGAACGCTCCACATGGCGGCCGTGGGCTCGTTCCCCGCCGTGGTCGGGTTCGCGGTCCAGTCCGTCGTCGACCACTCCGGGCGGCGGCTCGCGACGGCCGGGGGGCTGATGCTCGCCCTCGGCGTGCTCACCGCGCTGGGCGACACCATGCTGCACCGCACGGCCGTCACCAACTGGATCACGGCGGCCGCGCGGGTGCAGCTGCTGCTTGCCCGCAAGACCGTCGAGCTGGGCTCGGTCCTGACCCGGCGGGTCGCGGCGGGTGAGGTGATGGCCGTGAGCACCGGCGACGTCGAGAAGATCGGCTGGTTCGTCGAAGCCCTCGCCCGCTTCACCTCCGCGCTCATCGCGACCATCGGTATCGCCGTCGCCCTGGTCCTCTACCAGCCCGCGCTCGGGGGCCTGGTGGCGGCCTGCATCCCCGTGCTGGCGTTCGCCGTGCTTCCGCTGCTGCCCCGCGCCACCCGGCGCGCGGACGAGCAGCGGGAGAAGGCCGGGAAGGCCACCGCCCTGGCCTCGGACACGGTGGCGGGACTGCGCGTGCTGCGCGGCATCGGCGGCGAGGAGCTGTTCCTCGCCCGCTACCGGCACGCCTCGCAGGAGGTCCGGACAGCGGCGGTGCGCAGCGCGCGCATGTGGGCGCTGATCAGCATGATGCAGGTCGTGCTGCCGGGTCTGCTGCTCGTCGGCGTCGCCTGGTACGGGGCCCGGCTGGCCCTGGACGGGCGGATATCGGTGGGTGAGCTGGTCACGGTCTACGGCACCGTGGGCTTCCTGATGTTCCCGCTGCGCGGCTTCGAGGAGATCGCCATGGCGTACTCCTTCTCCCGGCCCTCGGCGAAGCGGGCGGCCCGGGTGCTCTCCCTGGAACGCGGGGCGTCCTCCGTGACGTCCACCGTGGCCTCCGGCGGTGAGGACACCGCGCCGGCAGGAGATCTCTACGACCCGGCGACCGGACTGCTGGCACCGGCCGGCCTGCTGACCGCCGTGGTGTGCGGCGACCCGGACGCGGCCGGACGGCTGGCCGACCGGCTCGGCGGGCACAGCCCGGAGCGCAAGGACGACGACCCGTCTGTGCTGCTGGGCGGCACCGCGCTGGACGCGCTGCCGCTGGCTCTGGCCCGCACCGCCGTGCTGGTCCAGGACAAGGACCCGGTGCTGCTGTCCGGGACCCTGCGGGAGCTGCTGGACATCCCCTCGTCCGGAACGGTGGATCCTTCGACGGCTCTGGCCGCCGCGCAGTGCGGCGATGTCCTGGACGCCCTGGCCCAGGCCTCGGTGGATGATTCGGGAGACCCGATGCGGACCCGGATCACCGAGCGCGGACGCTCGCTGTCCGGCGGACAGCGCCAGCGCCTCGCGCTGGCGCGCTCGCTGGTCACCGACCCGGAGGTGCTGGTCCTCGACGAGCCGACCAGCGCCGTCGACTCGCACACCGAGGCCCGGATCGCCCAGGGCCTCAAGGAGCTCCGGGAGGGGCGCACCACGGTCGTGTTCGCCTCCAGTCCGCTGCTGCTCGACCGTGCCGACCGGGTGGTGTTCATCGCCGACGGATCCGTGCGGTCGGTCGGTACCCATCATGAGCTGCTCCACGGCGACCTGGCCTATCGCGCCGTCGTCACCCGCGAGACCGAACTCGAACTCGAGCTTGAGAAGGCAGAGGAATCAGCATGA